One stretch of Cellulomonas wangsupingiae DNA includes these proteins:
- a CDS encoding metallophosphoesterase codes for MPDGRPDERGAGARPGRARARVGRPPVPGGAPAWRDRLPRARRRLAHALRAARTWRPRHGWWAATGLVAAALLVSVAFGVTTATTQGALGPHVTRYDVTTDSTVTIDFGPLGTLQTRSPLPLALGVRATVGEIPASVTELGQARTLQALGEDLSAYVSFFSGPAAAVEDIARALVSDALVRTAWAFVVLVAVWWAVRLLLGPDRRRQLARPLATHARPVTAGVVAVVVGATVLTSSVAPGDRPGTARLASSVFDGTPLEGAWVTGRLGGVIDTYGVYAVDAWRENEEFYQTADDALAVAWEQWEADEVRLAAEEAAEQEAAEQAAAEQRAAEQEAAAQAAAGGEATPDALGTGEAGAPDGGTAGDTPADGALGDGAPADGALGDGAPADGALDEGGTGGARSTATATPTPTPQVEPVVLVVVSDLHCNVGMAPVIGTLARLAGADAVLDAGDTTMNGTSVEQYCVTSFARAVPDGVQLVTAPGNHDSADTSGQYARAGALVLDGEVVEVAGVRILGDSDPNETRVGAGGTASARGETPAEAAERLAEVACDDGDVDLLLVHNPVVGDTALDEGCVPAQVSGHYHRRSGPEQVGLGVRYVSSSTAGATLNQPTVGPLRGVAELTVLRVDPVSGNVVDHQLVQVAPDATVTVNRPQPWPEVVVPQDDAVTDVDDVTPPADDGAAPGAGDPARTTEEGG; via the coding sequence GTGCCCGATGGACGACCCGACGAACGAGGTGCCGGAGCCCGGCCCGGCCGCGCCCGCGCACGCGTCGGACGGCCGCCGGTCCCCGGGGGCGCGCCGGCGTGGCGCGACCGGCTCCCGCGCGCGCGGCGGCGCCTCGCGCACGCCCTGCGCGCGGCGCGCACGTGGCGACCCCGGCACGGGTGGTGGGCGGCGACGGGCCTGGTCGCGGCCGCGCTCCTGGTGTCGGTCGCGTTCGGCGTGACGACGGCGACCACGCAGGGAGCGCTCGGGCCGCACGTGACGCGGTACGACGTGACGACCGACTCGACGGTCACGATCGACTTCGGTCCGCTGGGCACGCTGCAGACCCGGTCGCCGCTGCCGCTCGCCCTGGGCGTGCGCGCCACCGTCGGCGAGATCCCGGCGAGCGTCACCGAGCTGGGCCAGGCACGCACGCTCCAGGCGCTCGGCGAGGACCTGAGCGCGTACGTCTCGTTCTTCTCGGGCCCCGCCGCCGCCGTCGAGGACATCGCCCGGGCCCTGGTGAGCGACGCCCTGGTGCGGACGGCCTGGGCGTTCGTGGTCCTCGTGGCCGTGTGGTGGGCCGTCCGGCTGCTGCTCGGGCCCGACCGGCGTCGCCAGCTGGCGAGGCCGCTCGCCACCCACGCCCGGCCCGTGACCGCGGGCGTCGTCGCCGTGGTGGTCGGCGCGACCGTGCTGACGTCGAGCGTGGCGCCGGGCGACCGGCCCGGGACCGCCCGGCTCGCCTCGAGCGTGTTCGACGGCACGCCGCTGGAGGGCGCGTGGGTCACCGGCCGGCTCGGCGGCGTCATCGACACGTACGGCGTGTACGCCGTGGACGCCTGGCGCGAGAACGAGGAGTTCTACCAGACCGCGGACGACGCCCTGGCCGTCGCCTGGGAGCAGTGGGAGGCGGACGAGGTGCGGCTCGCGGCGGAGGAGGCCGCTGAGCAGGAGGCGGCCGAGCAGGCGGCCGCCGAGCAGAGGGCCGCCGAGCAGGAGGCGGCGGCTCAGGCGGCAGCCGGCGGCGAGGCCACGCCCGACGCCCTCGGCACGGGCGAGGCGGGAGCGCCGGACGGGGGCACGGCCGGTGACACCCCGGCCGACGGAGCCCTGGGTGACGGAGCTCCGGCCGACGGAGCCCTGGGTGACGGAGCCCCGGCCGACGGAGCCCTGGACGAGGGAGGCACCGGCGGCGCGCGGTCAACGGCGACAGCGACCCCGACACCGACCCCGCAGGTCGAGCCGGTCGTGCTGGTCGTCGTCTCGGACCTGCACTGCAACGTCGGCATGGCCCCCGTGATCGGCACCCTCGCGCGGCTCGCCGGCGCGGACGCGGTGCTCGACGCCGGCGACACGACGATGAACGGGACGTCCGTCGAGCAGTACTGCGTGACGTCGTTCGCGCGCGCCGTGCCCGACGGCGTCCAGCTGGTGACCGCGCCCGGCAACCACGACTCCGCGGACACGTCCGGGCAGTACGCCCGGGCGGGGGCCCTCGTGCTCGACGGCGAGGTCGTCGAGGTCGCGGGTGTGCGGATCCTCGGCGACAGCGACCCGAACGAGACGCGTGTGGGCGCCGGCGGCACCGCGTCGGCGCGTGGTGAGACACCCGCGGAGGCGGCGGAGCGGCTCGCGGAGGTCGCGTGCGACGACGGCGACGTCGACCTGCTGCTGGTCCACAACCCGGTGGTCGGGGACACCGCCCTCGACGAGGGGTGCGTGCCCGCGCAGGTCTCCGGCCACTACCACCGGCGGTCCGGCCCGGAGCAGGTCGGCCTCGGCGTCCGGTACGTGTCGTCCAGCACGGCCGGTGCGACGCTGAACCAGCCGACGGTCGGGCCGCTGCGGGGCGTCGCCGAGCTCACGGTCCTCCGCGTGGACCCGGTGTCGGGGAACGTCGTCGACCACCAGCTGGTGCAGGTCGCCCCCGACGCGACGGTGACCGTGAACCGGCCGCAGCCGTGGCCGGAGGTCGTGGTGCCGCAGGACGACGCGGTGACCGACGTCGACGACGTCACCCCGCCCGCGGACGACGGGGCCGCCCCCGGCGCCGGCGACCCGGCGAGGACGACCGAGGAGGGCGGCTGA
- a CDS encoding D-alanyl-D-alanine carboxypeptidase family protein: MGRVTAIAVVTAGLVLAGAVPAVAGAGEDVLRPGEQLTAGQALMAPGGGHLLVVQPDGSLGLYALDDVTRWSSGRGVPGATLATDPSGDVRLVAPDGTLLWSTATGGTGGALHVRDDGDVVVEAPDGTVVWSSGTAQAPTTLDGPARLTGTDILTSPDGRHTLLVVPGEGVQLQGPDAAVRWAPDAVATDPDAGPSVALELRADGNLVAVDEAGDPVWRSRTAGRGPLTLAVQDDGNLVLLDEAGAPVWSSQTPIGPATLDPGGVLAAGTTLGSPSGHLGLGMADGVLVATWDGTPFWTSPADAAPGETARLQEDGDLVLLDAAGAPVWGTGTAGRPGARLVLEEAAVLLVAPQGEVLWRVDAPEALVPSGVQPTDCADVDGPVAEGDVVRTRSGIRVHPCLADAVDALVDAARADGVELGGGGWRSPDQQVALRRAHCGPTDADVYDKPASACSPSTARPGSSRHERGLAIDFTSGGRSLHSGSPAYAWMVEHAGDYGLENLPGEPWHWSVDGS, encoded by the coding sequence ATGGGACGGGTGACGGCGATCGCGGTGGTCACCGCCGGTCTGGTGCTCGCCGGTGCCGTTCCCGCCGTCGCGGGTGCGGGGGAGGACGTCCTGCGTCCCGGCGAGCAGCTCACGGCCGGGCAGGCGCTGATGGCGCCGGGCGGCGGTCACCTGCTCGTCGTCCAGCCGGACGGCTCGCTGGGGCTGTACGCGCTCGACGACGTCACCCGCTGGTCGTCGGGCCGGGGCGTCCCGGGTGCCACGCTGGCGACCGACCCGTCCGGCGACGTACGCCTGGTCGCACCCGACGGCACGCTCCTGTGGAGCACTGCCACGGGCGGGACCGGCGGGGCCCTCCACGTGCGCGACGACGGTGACGTGGTGGTGGAGGCGCCCGACGGGACCGTCGTGTGGAGCAGTGGCACCGCGCAGGCGCCCACGACGCTCGACGGCCCCGCGCGCCTGACCGGTACGGACATCCTGACGTCCCCGGACGGCCGTCACACCCTGCTCGTCGTGCCCGGTGAGGGGGTCCAGCTGCAGGGCCCCGACGCGGCCGTCCGGTGGGCGCCCGATGCCGTGGCGACCGACCCGGACGCCGGTCCGTCCGTCGCCCTCGAGCTGCGCGCCGACGGGAACCTCGTCGCCGTCGACGAGGCGGGTGACCCCGTGTGGCGCAGCCGCACCGCCGGCCGCGGCCCGCTGACGCTCGCCGTGCAGGACGACGGCAACCTGGTCCTGCTGGACGAGGCCGGCGCCCCGGTCTGGAGCTCGCAGACCCCGATCGGGCCGGCGACGCTCGACCCCGGCGGCGTGCTCGCCGCGGGCACGACGCTCGGCTCCCCGTCGGGACACCTCGGCCTGGGGATGGCGGACGGCGTGCTCGTGGCGACGTGGGACGGGACACCGTTCTGGACGTCGCCGGCCGACGCGGCTCCCGGCGAGACGGCGCGGCTGCAGGAGGACGGCGACCTCGTGCTGCTCGACGCGGCGGGTGCCCCCGTGTGGGGGACGGGCACGGCGGGTCGCCCCGGCGCCCGGCTCGTCCTGGAGGAGGCGGCGGTGCTGCTCGTCGCGCCGCAGGGCGAGGTGCTGTGGCGGGTCGACGCCCCCGAGGCCCTCGTCCCGTCGGGCGTGCAGCCGACGGACTGCGCGGACGTGGACGGGCCGGTGGCGGAGGGTGACGTCGTGCGCACCCGCAGCGGGATCCGCGTCCACCCGTGCCTCGCGGACGCCGTCGACGCGCTCGTCGACGCCGCTCGCGCGGACGGCGTCGAGCTGGGCGGCGGCGGGTGGCGCAGCCCGGACCAGCAGGTGGCGCTGCGTCGTGCGCACTGCGGCCCGACGGACGCGGACGTCTACGACAAGCCCGCGTCCGCGTGCTCGCCGAGCACGGCGCGTCCCGGGTCCTCGCGGCACGAGCGCGGCCTCGCGATCGACTTCACGTCCGGCGGCCGCTCGCTGCACTCCGGCAGCCCCGCGTACGCCTGGATGGTCGAGCACGCGGGGGACTACGGCCTGGAGAACCTGCCGGGCGAGCCGTGGCACTGGAGCGTCGACGGGTCCTGA
- a CDS encoding ComEA family DNA-binding protein, translating into MPHLDRPRAPSDVARRLAALAAPRHGAEVGPAPRGTRDHVPRDGGPVPRSAPGVGTDGGPALRRAPSGWTPQARVPPPGPGDEVTGRVAIGHREVEHGDVRQEGADLPWRPTVSQALSAAAADATTVPLGEAPRAAVRWVPDWRTVGAAVVVLALVAGGLALRAGLAPRGEPVIIPTPAVPGEAGGTSPAAGTAPPAVPVGSQERVVVHVVGAVARPGVVELALGARVSDAVAASGGSLPAADLAGVNLARVLADGEQLVVPVVGEVAAAPVQPAHDGLVDLATADAATLEELPGVGPVLAERIVEHRTAHPFTSVDELDDVPGIGPALLADLRTRVRV; encoded by the coding sequence GTGCCGCACCTCGATCGCCCTCGCGCCCCGTCCGACGTCGCACGTCGGCTCGCGGCCCTCGCCGCGCCGCGGCACGGCGCCGAGGTGGGGCCCGCGCCGCGCGGGACCCGCGACCACGTGCCGCGTGACGGCGGTCCCGTGCCGCGCAGCGCCCCGGGCGTGGGGACGGACGGCGGTCCCGCCCTCCGGCGGGCGCCGTCCGGCTGGACGCCCCAGGCGCGCGTCCCGCCGCCGGGCCCCGGGGACGAGGTCACCGGGCGCGTGGCCATCGGGCACAGGGAGGTCGAGCACGGGGACGTCAGGCAGGAGGGCGCGGACCTCCCGTGGCGTCCCACGGTGTCGCAGGCCCTGAGCGCGGCCGCAGCGGACGCGACCACGGTCCCGCTGGGCGAGGCGCCGCGGGCGGCGGTGCGGTGGGTGCCGGACTGGCGGACGGTCGGGGCGGCGGTCGTCGTCCTCGCACTCGTCGCGGGCGGCCTCGCGCTGCGCGCAGGGCTGGCACCACGGGGTGAGCCGGTGATCATCCCGACGCCCGCGGTGCCGGGGGAGGCGGGCGGGACGTCACCGGCCGCCGGGACCGCGCCGCCCGCGGTGCCCGTCGGGTCGCAGGAGCGCGTCGTCGTCCACGTCGTCGGCGCGGTGGCACGGCCCGGCGTCGTCGAGCTCGCCCTCGGGGCTCGCGTGAGCGACGCCGTCGCGGCGTCCGGCGGGAGCCTGCCCGCCGCGGACCTCGCCGGGGTCAACCTGGCGCGGGTGCTCGCCGACGGCGAGCAGCTCGTCGTGCCCGTCGTCGGGGAGGTGGCCGCTGCGCCCGTGCAGCCCGCGCACGACGGGCTCGTCGATCTCGCGACCGCCGACGCCGCGACCCTCGAGGAGCTGCCGGGGGTGGGGCCGGTGCTGGCCGAGCGCATCGTGGAGCACCGGACCGCGCACCCGTTCACGTCGGTCGACGAGCTGGACGACGTCCCGGGGATCGGGCCGGCGCTGCTGGCGGACCTGCGGACCCGGGTCCGCGTGTGA
- a CDS encoding metal-dependent transcriptional regulator → MTESPAPLSAVTQDYLKVVWGAQEWSDVPVTTKLLASRLGVGASTVSETVKRLADAGLVTHRPYGAVELTEEGRAHAVAMVRRHRLIETYLVQRLGYGWDEVHDEAEVLEHAVSDRFVERVSAVLGDPDRDPHGDPIPAADGTVHLPDARVMWELEPGEYRVARISDADPELLRYLEGVGLVLDAPVTLDERRAVTGVVSVQVDGAADRVELGEVAASAIWLTARP, encoded by the coding sequence GTGACGGAGAGCCCTGCCCCCCTGTCGGCGGTGACCCAGGACTACCTCAAGGTGGTCTGGGGGGCGCAGGAGTGGTCCGACGTCCCCGTGACCACCAAGCTGCTCGCGAGCCGGCTGGGCGTGGGCGCCTCGACGGTCTCGGAGACCGTCAAGCGGCTCGCGGACGCCGGCCTGGTGACGCACCGCCCGTACGGGGCGGTCGAGCTCACCGAGGAGGGGCGCGCGCACGCCGTGGCGATGGTGCGCCGCCACCGGCTCATCGAGACGTACCTGGTCCAGCGCCTCGGCTACGGCTGGGACGAGGTCCACGACGAGGCCGAGGTCCTCGAGCACGCGGTGAGCGACCGCTTCGTGGAGCGGGTGTCCGCCGTGCTGGGGGACCCGGACCGGGACCCGCACGGCGACCCGATCCCGGCGGCCGACGGCACGGTGCACCTGCCCGACGCCCGGGTGATGTGGGAGCTCGAGCCGGGGGAGTACCGCGTCGCGCGGATCTCGGACGCCGACCCCGAGCTGCTGCGGTACCTCGAGGGCGTCGGACTGGTGCTGGACGCCCCGGTGACGCTCGACGAGCGCCGCGCGGTGACCGGGGTCGTCAGCGTGCAGGTCGACGGCGCCGCGGACCGCGTGGAGCTGGGCGAGGTCGCGGCGAGCGCGATCTGGCTGACCGCTCGCCCCTGA
- a CDS encoding DegV family protein: MVTDSTAALPPGLAGAVGLQVVPLDVSIDGVRYSEGVDVTPDQLLHALERGAKVTTSQPPPSAFAAAYERAAAAGAHEIVSVHLSGEMSGTVRSARTAATVSPVPVRVVDTRTAALGLGFAALAAARHAGTPEDEVEQDTDPAGDGRGRAVRRWVSRAVHRGGPEPVWPDADQVAQVASAAAESSRVWFLVDSLEHLRRGGRLGTAAAALGTVLGLRPILSVQDGRLVVGEKVRTRRGARERLEQVALADLVARGPARIGVHHVGPSGTADELAERLTGAAGTTAVEVLVADAGAVLTAHVGPGLLAVVVTDA; this comes from the coding sequence GTGGTCACCGACTCCACCGCCGCCCTGCCGCCGGGGCTCGCCGGGGCCGTCGGCCTGCAGGTCGTGCCCCTCGACGTGAGCATCGACGGCGTGCGCTACAGCGAGGGCGTCGACGTGACGCCGGACCAGCTGCTGCACGCCCTGGAGCGGGGCGCCAAGGTGACCACCTCGCAGCCGCCGCCCTCGGCGTTCGCCGCCGCGTACGAGCGCGCCGCCGCCGCCGGGGCGCACGAGATCGTGTCCGTGCACCTGTCCGGCGAGATGTCGGGGACGGTGCGGTCCGCGCGGACCGCGGCGACCGTCAGCCCTGTGCCGGTGCGGGTGGTGGACACCCGCACCGCCGCCCTCGGCCTGGGCTTCGCGGCCCTGGCCGCGGCCCGCCACGCCGGCACGCCGGAGGACGAGGTCGAGCAGGACACGGACCCGGCGGGGGACGGCCGCGGTCGGGCCGTGCGGCGGTGGGTCAGCCGTGCGGTGCACCGCGGCGGGCCGGAGCCCGTGTGGCCCGACGCCGACCAGGTCGCCCAGGTCGCGTCCGCGGCGGCCGAGAGCAGCCGCGTGTGGTTCCTGGTGGACTCCCTCGAGCACCTGCGCCGGGGTGGCCGGCTCGGCACCGCCGCCGCCGCGCTCGGCACGGTGCTCGGCCTGCGGCCGATCCTGTCGGTGCAGGACGGGCGCCTCGTGGTCGGCGAGAAGGTCCGCACGCGTCGCGGTGCCCGGGAGCGGCTGGAGCAGGTCGCGCTCGCGGACCTCGTGGCGCGCGGACCCGCGCGCATCGGGGTGCACCACGTGGGACCGTCCGGCACGGCGGACGAGCTCGCCGAGCGGCTCACCGGCGCCGCGGGCACGACGGCGGTCGAGGTGCTCGTCGCCGACGCGGGCGCGGTGCTCACCGCGCACGTCGGCCCGGGGCTGCTCGCGGTGGTCGTCACCGACGCCTGA
- a CDS encoding MFS transporter, with translation MSTAPRAAAPAATPAGAGRALLALALGGFAIGTTEFATMGLLPEIAADLDVDIPTAGHAITAYAVGVVLGAPTLAALGARLDRRRLLLLLMVAFTVGNVMAAFAPTLETLVAARLLAGLPHGAFFGVGAAMGTAVVGAERRGRAVAAMMTGLTVACAVGVPLTAVVGHATGWRWAFVGVGATGIATLAALHRWTPSLPSDPAAGVRRELAAVRNRRLWVAFAAGSVGFGGMFAVYSYVKPLLTDVTGLDVGLVPLVLALYGVGMTAGTLLGGRLADRSVLGTVVVGMVATIVVLVVIGLVGRHPVAAVTAIVLLGVTSQVLGLSLQTRLMDLSPDAPSLGAALCHSALNLGNAAGAFLGGLVIAAGWGLLAPAWVGAGLTAVGLLIVLTVGWTPPPVAAPPAERAGDPPVEARVG, from the coding sequence GTGAGCACAGCGCCCCGAGCAGCCGCGCCGGCCGCCACGCCCGCCGGTGCCGGCCGGGCGCTGCTGGCCCTCGCGCTCGGCGGGTTCGCGATCGGCACGACCGAGTTCGCCACGATGGGTCTGCTGCCCGAGATCGCCGCCGACCTCGACGTCGACATCCCCACCGCGGGGCACGCGATCACGGCGTACGCCGTCGGCGTCGTCCTCGGGGCGCCCACGCTCGCGGCGCTCGGAGCGCGCCTCGACCGGCGCCGGCTGCTCCTGCTGCTCATGGTCGCCTTCACCGTCGGCAACGTCATGGCGGCGTTCGCGCCGACCCTGGAGACGCTCGTCGCGGCCCGCCTGCTCGCCGGGCTGCCGCACGGCGCCTTCTTCGGGGTGGGTGCCGCCATGGGCACCGCCGTCGTCGGGGCCGAGCGCCGCGGCCGCGCGGTCGCGGCGATGATGACGGGCCTGACCGTCGCGTGCGCGGTGGGCGTGCCCCTGACCGCGGTCGTCGGCCACGCGACGGGCTGGCGCTGGGCGTTCGTCGGCGTGGGGGCGACCGGGATCGCCACCCTCGCCGCGCTGCACCGGTGGACGCCGTCCCTGCCGTCCGACCCCGCCGCCGGTGTGCGGCGCGAGCTCGCGGCGGTGCGCAACCGCCGGCTGTGGGTGGCGTTCGCGGCGGGCTCCGTCGGGTTCGGCGGCATGTTCGCCGTGTACTCCTACGTCAAGCCCCTGCTCACGGACGTGACCGGCCTGGACGTCGGCCTCGTCCCGCTCGTGCTCGCCCTCTACGGCGTCGGCATGACGGCAGGCACCCTGCTCGGCGGACGTCTTGCCGACCGGTCCGTCCTCGGGACCGTCGTCGTGGGCATGGTCGCGACCATCGTCGTGCTCGTCGTCATCGGGCTCGTCGGTCGCCACCCGGTGGCGGCGGTCACGGCCATCGTGCTGCTGGGCGTGACGTCCCAGGTGCTGGGGCTGTCGCTGCAGACCCGCCTCATGGACCTCTCGCCCGATGCGCCGTCCCTCGGTGCCGCGCTGTGCCACTCGGCGCTCAACCTCGGCAACGCCGCGGGCGCCTTCCTCGGTGGCCTCGTCATCGCCGCGGGCTGGGGGCTGCTCGCCCCCGCGTGGGTCGGTGCGGGCCTGACGGCCGTGGGGCTGCTCATCGTGCTGACGGTCGGGTGGACGCCTCCGCCGGTCGCGGCGCCGCCCGCCGAGCGCGCGGGCGACCCGCCGGTGGAGGCGCGGGTCGGCTGA
- the leuS gene encoding leucine--tRNA ligase, whose translation MSDQSPNPTPDDVPFRYTAALAQQIELRWQDEWEKRGTFFTPNPVGPLTDGQGRHADPAARPFFVMDMFPYPSGAGLHVGHPLGYIATDVVGRFRRMCGDNVLHALAFDAFGLPAEQFAVQTGQHPRVTTEANIAIMQRQLRRLGLAHDPRRSFSTIDADYVRWTQWIFLQIFEAWYDEDAVRPDGGTGRARPVSELVEEYAAGTRPLPTDVEGVPAGATWADLDEATRRRVVDSRRLAYLSQTPVNWAPGLGTVLANEEVTSDGRSERGNMPVFQRNLRQWNMRITAYADRLTDDLELIDWPEKVKAMQRHWIGRSTGARVRFAVQGGDEVEVFTTRPDTLFGATFLVVSPEHPLLDEVPQAWPDGTSSAWTGGHASPAEAVADYRRQAAAKTAVERQQDAGRKTGVFTGHLAANPVNGELLPVFTADYVLMGYGTGAIMAVPGGDERDFQFAEAFELPVVYTVDAPEGTPPGARTGDGAVINSSNDEISLDGLEVGEAKERIVEWLAAKGLGEGTVTYRLRDWLFSRQRYWGEPFPIVYDEHDTPIALPDSALPVELPEVPDFSPRTYEPDDADSEPEPPLGRNTDWLYVELDLGDGPKRYRRDANTMPNWAGSCWYYLRYLDPRSDDVLVDPALEEYWMGPGHGAQPAGSTGGVDLYVGGVEHAVLHLLYARFWHKVLHDLGHVRSSEPFHKLFNQGYIQAYAYTDERGVYVPAAEVVEDEASPTGFTWEGRPVNREYGKIGKSLKNAVSPDEMYEAYGADTLRVYEMSMGPLDLSRPWETRAVVGAQRFLQRLWRNVVDEETGELVVSDDEPSVETLRVLHRTVAGVRDDMEGMRINTAVAKLIVLNNHLTTLERSPRSVVEALVVMTAPIAPHITEELWSRLGHDESVVHATFPQADPQYLVDDTVTCVFQVQGKVRGRAEVAPSVGDDELRELALADAGVQRALAGRDVRTVVVRAPKLVNVVPA comes from the coding sequence GTGAGCGACCAGTCCCCGAACCCGACCCCCGACGACGTCCCGTTCCGCTACACCGCCGCCCTCGCGCAGCAGATCGAGCTGCGCTGGCAGGACGAGTGGGAGAAGCGCGGCACGTTCTTCACACCCAACCCGGTCGGCCCGCTCACCGACGGCCAGGGTCGCCACGCCGACCCGGCGGCGCGCCCCTTCTTCGTCATGGACATGTTCCCGTACCCGTCGGGCGCCGGCCTGCACGTCGGGCACCCGCTGGGCTACATCGCCACCGACGTCGTCGGGCGGTTCCGGCGCATGTGCGGGGACAACGTGCTGCACGCGCTGGCGTTCGACGCGTTCGGCCTGCCCGCGGAGCAGTTCGCGGTCCAGACGGGCCAGCACCCGCGCGTCACCACCGAGGCGAACATCGCGATCATGCAGCGCCAGCTGCGTCGCCTGGGCCTCGCGCACGACCCCCGGAGGTCGTTCTCGACCATCGACGCGGACTACGTGCGGTGGACGCAGTGGATCTTCCTGCAGATCTTCGAGGCCTGGTACGACGAGGACGCGGTGCGTCCCGACGGCGGCACGGGCCGCGCGCGCCCCGTGTCCGAGCTGGTCGAGGAGTACGCCGCCGGCACGCGCCCGCTGCCCACGGACGTCGAGGGCGTGCCCGCCGGGGCGACGTGGGCCGACCTCGACGAGGCCACGCGGCGTCGCGTCGTCGACTCGCGCCGCCTGGCGTACCTGTCGCAGACGCCCGTCAACTGGGCACCCGGGCTGGGCACGGTCCTGGCCAACGAGGAGGTCACGTCCGACGGGCGCTCCGAGCGCGGCAACATGCCGGTCTTCCAGCGCAACCTGCGCCAGTGGAACATGCGGATCACCGCGTACGCGGACCGCCTGACGGACGACCTGGAGCTCATCGACTGGCCCGAGAAGGTCAAGGCGATGCAGCGGCACTGGATCGGCCGCTCGACCGGTGCCCGCGTCCGGTTCGCGGTCCAGGGCGGTGACGAGGTGGAGGTCTTCACGACACGGCCCGACACGCTGTTCGGTGCCACGTTCCTCGTCGTGTCGCCCGAGCACCCCCTGCTGGACGAGGTGCCGCAGGCGTGGCCCGACGGCACGTCGAGCGCCTGGACGGGCGGGCACGCCTCGCCCGCCGAGGCCGTCGCCGACTACCGCCGGCAGGCCGCCGCCAAGACGGCCGTCGAGCGGCAGCAGGACGCCGGACGCAAGACGGGCGTGTTCACCGGTCACCTGGCCGCGAACCCCGTCAACGGCGAGCTGCTGCCGGTGTTCACCGCCGACTACGTGCTCATGGGCTACGGCACGGGCGCGATCATGGCCGTCCCCGGCGGCGACGAGCGCGACTTCCAGTTCGCCGAGGCCTTCGAGCTGCCCGTCGTCTACACCGTCGACGCCCCCGAGGGCACGCCCCCCGGGGCGCGGACGGGCGACGGCGCCGTCATCAACTCGTCCAACGACGAGATCAGCCTCGACGGCCTGGAGGTCGGCGAGGCCAAGGAGCGCATCGTCGAGTGGCTGGCCGCCAAGGGCCTGGGCGAGGGCACCGTCACGTACCGCCTGCGCGACTGGCTGTTCAGCCGGCAGCGCTACTGGGGCGAGCCGTTCCCGATCGTCTACGACGAGCACGACACGCCCATCGCCCTGCCGGACTCGGCGCTGCCCGTCGAGCTGCCCGAGGTCCCCGACTTCTCCCCGCGCACCTACGAGCCGGACGACGCGGACTCCGAGCCGGAGCCGCCGCTGGGCCGCAACACCGACTGGCTCTACGTCGAGCTGGACCTGGGCGACGGGCCCAAGCGCTACCGACGCGACGCCAACACCATGCCCAACTGGGCGGGCTCGTGCTGGTACTACCTGCGCTACCTGGACCCGCGCTCCGACGACGTCCTCGTCGACCCGGCGCTCGAGGAGTACTGGATGGGCCCCGGTCACGGCGCGCAGCCGGCCGGGTCGACCGGGGGCGTGGACCTGTACGTCGGGGGTGTCGAGCACGCCGTGCTGCACCTGCTGTACGCGCGGTTCTGGCACAAGGTCCTGCACGACCTGGGGCACGTGCGCAGCTCCGAGCCGTTCCACAAGCTCTTCAACCAGGGGTACATCCAGGCGTACGCCTACACCGACGAGCGCGGCGTGTACGTGCCCGCGGCCGAGGTCGTCGAGGACGAGGCGTCCCCGACCGGCTTCACGTGGGAGGGGCGGCCCGTCAACCGCGAGTACGGCAAGATCGGCAAGTCGCTGAAGAACGCGGTGTCGCCGGACGAGATGTACGAGGCGTACGGCGCGGACACCCTGCGCGTCTACGAGATGTCGATGGGCCCGCTGGACCTGTCGCGCCCGTGGGAGACCCGTGCCGTCGTCGGCGCCCAGCGGTTCCTGCAGCGGCTGTGGCGCAACGTCGTGGACGAGGAGACCGGCGAGCTGGTCGTCTCGGACGACGAGCCGTCCGTCGAGACGCTGCGCGTGCTGCACCGGACCGTCGCGGGCGTCCGCGACGACATGGAGGGCATGCGGATCAACACCGCCGTCGCCAAGCTCATCGTGCTCAACAACCACCTCACGACCCTCGAGCGCAGCCCGCGGTCCGTGGTCGAGGCGCTCGTGGTGATGACCGCGCCGATCGCGCCGCACATCACCGAGGAGCTGTGGTCCCGTCTGGGGCACGACGAGTCCGTGGTGCACGCCACGTTCCCGCAGGCGGACCCGCAGTACCTCGTCGACGACACGGTGACGTGCGTGTTCCAGGTGCAGGGCAAGGTGCGCGGACGCGCCGAGGTGGCGCCGTCCGTCGGTGACGACGAGCTGCGGGAGCTGGCGCTCGCCGACGCCGGGGTGCAGCGTGCGCTGGCCGGGCGTGACGTGCGCACCGTCGTCGTGCGGGCACCCAAGCTCGTGAACGTGGTGCCCGCCTGA